The DNA sequence AGACCGAGAATGGTTTCACCGGAGGGGTCATTAggctcacagttttaaaatcgtgatgCTGACGACGACAGTAATGAGCAGAAACGAACAATGTCTACTAGTCATAGACTTGAGCTGCTTATTGGGCCAACCTCAATATCCACGAAAGCCGCTACTTGACCTATTGGGCCAAGAAGTCCATCGTATTCTTATTGGGCCAACTCCAATATTTCCTGCCTGTTAGTGGGCCTACTTTTCATGGCCCGCTAATAGATAAAACCCATGCAAAGGATggggttttcattttttgttttgttatatttgtcttattttttctccaattatttatttatcttgattttctttattgttttttaattatttatgtttattatggtttctatttttaattgttcttataaatttatttgagaatAAGTATTAATATTGACTGCTAAATAAATTTGGACTAcatcttatttataatatattattattaaatgaaaagtaaattatttaaaattattttaataatttttattaaataaaaataaattaactaaccaaatttaattatttcctctattgtaataaaattaaaggtagttatgaaaactttaaaaataatatttatttatataaaattttgatagcattctatatatatttattttattttgattcaacATTGatcttaataattttaattaaatatttaattataatacatcaataataattttaatttattatatttaaaaaaattaaattaaaaattaatattcaaacctattaaactaaaattattttttaatagtaaatttaaaatgtgaactaaacatattaaatttttataaattaaataaaaactcattATTGAAGAGTGGCGGTGGAAAAATCACGTGTGGAATAGTCCACTTGTTATTATGGGCTCCGCCCCACCTCCACGTCACCGTCTACGCGGAAGTCTTCCAAGTCGGAGTTTGGACCGATTCAACTAAACCTTGAATTCTAGATCCGTccatgtttttattaaattatttttttagttaaattaaattttataccttaaaaaaaattaaaatttaattcctataattttaaacattataattagttttatataaataaataactcctagttttattccattttaaaaataaaatttgtacgtttaaaaatggattaaattaatttaaaatttcgaTGTTCGAACAGctcgaatagagttcacaaccaaacctttataatttagtttaaaatgatCTGATTATTAAGTTATATGAACCACGTAATTTATAATGctctcaattttaaataaataaaatatcacgaaagaaaataataataataataataaaaacgtgaaaagatggtttaaattttgaagaaaaaaagaaaataaaaaaactaacacgtgaattttaagttttgtgGAAAAAATtgacgtaaaaaaaaaacagtggAAAATGGAAAGTCAGTTGGTGAGGGAACAGATAAgctgaattttaatttttaattcatttaattttgccgataaaatgtttaatttttaattcattttatttcagaGAAGGCCGGTTGGAGAAATTGGTGTCAGTTTTGGGCTTTGACTAATCCAACAAAATGGCCCACCTCCCACCAAagacctttatttatttatttatttttattttaatttctatatgtatttatacaaatatttattatattatttaattttatataataattttaaataattcaattttattttaattttgataacttttaggtttttaaatttattatataattatataattttaattatatttcaatataaaaaacgaatattaaattttagaagtcAATTTAAAGTGGTCTGGTAGTCATTGGATTATTGTTAGTATTGGCTATCAAAACGAGTAACAATGACTTCGGTATTTCATAGGTATATGATTTCCTTTAAGAAAGACGAGTATCGTTTCTGGAGGTAGTCCTTGAATTATCCTAAGGATAATCAATCGAACTCCATAGAACGGCTCCAGATTTCTTCGAGATAATTTAAGTGTTCTAAGGTAAGTCTTGACTAATAAAACGACAATGGCTAAATAGTACCTCGAGCATGATTAACTAGAATATTTGTTACAAGGCTAAAATTAGGGTCCCCTAGAACATATGGGTCAGTTTATTTAAGAAAGGGAGGCTTTGGCTGCCCCCACACgcaaacataaattaattacattttggAAGACTATGGGCCAACACACACCCAATGTGCCTATGTCCTCACCCTCTAAACTTtgattaattaactaattaaaccctaatttgacTTTAGAACTACCCTTTTCATCCCCATTTGTTTTTAATCATTAGATCGGATTTGATTAATAGAATCTAATTAGCGTCCAAGGTCGTCACTACTACTAGGTAGATGCATTTTTTGTCAACTTAGATACCGACCCATATTGAGTTAGCTATCAATGTTGTTGTCTCACCGATCTAAACACTGTTCAGTTGTTTCATCATTagatgtgtgagatcccatattggttggagaggagaatgaagcattatttataagggtgtggaaagagaaagtctagagatgacaatatctgataaCAAAGAGTTTGGgacattacaaatgatattcgAACCAAACACCAgtcgatgtgccaacgaggaggctgagcttcgaagaggggtggaccagaggcggtgtgccaacaaggacgccgggctcgaaggagggtggattgggtgtaacaacccagatccaccgccagcagatattgtcctctttgagctttccctttcggacttcccctcaaggctttaaaacgcgtttgttaggggaaggtttccacacccatataaagggtagtttgttctccttcccaaccaatatgggacatcacaattcaccccctcggggcccagcgtccttactggcacaccgcctcatgtctacccccttcgaataacaacgagaaggctgacacatcgtccggtgtctgcctctgataccatttgtaacaacccaaatccaaacccaaaaaaggacaatatctgccagcgaTGGATCTAGGTTGTTACATTGGGCCTcgaaagggcgtggaaacctatccctaGTACAGTGGATTAAAAAGTATCTCAATGAAGATAAAATatgtacttttcttttcagtagctcaaataaaaagtatctgaatgaagacaaaacatgttaaatTGGTTCCGCACGTAACATATTTATGTTTCGGAGATGCAATAAAAGATCGAgttcttcaaatattaaaataaaaaagattccttttaaaaataaaaataaaaatcaagcTAAAAAACATATTCATCGGAGTACGATGATGTCAGCTTTATTGTCTCCAACCtaaatgaagagagagagaagacaTAGACAACTGGTGAAGCGCGTAAAACCATCTAGCTAGCTAAGCTATAGAACCACTCTGTTAAAATCGTACGGAATTTCcccatatttatttatttatttatttattattattatattccaacattttcttcactttaCCTAAACCTAATCCAATTATTTCCCTTAATTATATGCATTAATCATAATCTTCTTTGGATTATTTcccataattaaataaatctaaTATTTCATTATCCCCGAGATTTATTagacattattatttttcgttacgtaaataactttaaaaaacgACAACCCAAATTTCATGATCAGATCCAACCACATCGACCAAACCATCCCCAtattattggaaaaaaaaaaagtaaaaaaaaaaaaattaattgccataatttgatgaaaaaaaaaacattttttttgtacgATATGTatgagaataaaagaaaatgctgCTTCTAAATCTGTATGTCCCTAATAATCGTTCCATACAGATTTTACATGCTCAattgtttgagatttctcGAACAATATCTCGAGCGATAATTCCAAAACCACCTAATAAATTCACAatctaaagaagaaaaaagacgGGTTCATTCGGTTTGGTTCGACTCGATCGATCGGAGCAGAGACTGAAAAACCTTCTCGTCGCACGGGATAGTGAGACCCATATGGTGACTAAACCCGAACTCTTCCTCAGCCAATTGGAGAAGAATCTGAAACTCCGGCGTCGACAGAAACGTCACCGGCACAATGTACCGGCTTCTATTCTCACCCACGTACACCACAAAATGGCCTTTGGGAACATCCACCGGGATATCTCCGCCGCCAGCGCCGCCGCATTGGTGagactttttatttctcaaactGGAACAGCGCTTCATAATTTGCTTGACCACCGCCGCCTGTGACAGTCTGCTGGTCACCGCCATTGGATTAAGCTCTGAAAAAGAgagatgaaaatgaagttaTTATTGGTTGTGATTTCGTGGAGGAATGGGGAGTGGTATTTATGGGCGATGTGGTTTAACAAAATCATGTGGGGTTGTGAAGGAGGCAAAGGACAGGCCATATGTGTACGATGGTGGGGACcacttataaaataaaataaaataaaataaaaaaattaattaatattatcgCTACGACCAACACGTATTCCTttatcattctttttcttgttttattatttgtgtTACAACCTACaactttgttttattatttcttacattattatatatatgatttatgattttattatatggttcctttttgtattcatttgtatgcttcaattttatttttattgaattaaaaaaattaatatgattttcaattttattttgaatttgatagaGTTAGTATTAATGTTCgtagtttaaatttattcataaaatatatgagaGGTCATATGACTCCAAAATCCAACGAATTtgaaggttgggttgggttgggtttcttttttcGGTTCAGATTGGGTTAGAATCCAAAGTCCTGAAAATAAGGTTAGGATTCAACCCGAGCCGATCAGACCCAACTCAATTTtgacacaatatctaccactcaGAAGTGTGAATAaatctgaaaatattattactctaGTAAACAatataagaatgaaaaatagaattgggatcgaatgtTTAATATTCATAACGCTTAAATACGATAATAGctaccaactaatacctacgaaaatataaactaatttaatctttacaataaaataaaatatattactaatcaaaaaaatattaactggatatctaagatatatttcataactaatatattctccaaatattaattattagtatATCTATTCAAAGTTGGCatgaattataataaaaattaaaaatatttaaattttgttaggTTTTCACTCATAAATCTTTcgtatttaaataataagatttt is a window from the Cucurbita pepo subsp. pepo cultivar mu-cu-16 chromosome LG07, ASM280686v2, whole genome shotgun sequence genome containing:
- the LOC111799227 gene encoding auxin-responsive protein SAUR50-like, with translation MAVTSRLSQAAVVKQIMKRCSSLRNKKSHQCGGAGGGDIPVDVPKGHFVVYVGENRSRYIVPVTFLSTPEFQILLQLAEEEFGFSHHMGLTIPCDEKVFQSLLRSIESNQTE